The genomic stretch ATATATGTCAAAGAACAAAAAATTAAAAAATGCTGCTATAGAATCATTCAAAAAAGCATCAGAATGTTTAAATATACCTATAGACAATTTATTTGATAAAGTTCTTCCAAATTTAGGATTTAATACTGAAAGAAACAAAATTATCAATTATGGCAAACAAAGTTTTACACTTCAGCTTTTAAGCGATTCATATTTGGAAATAATAGATAACTCTAACCACAAAATAATAAAAGAACTTCCAGATGCTATAGACGGAGATGATGAAGAGAAAGTAAAAAATGCCAAAATGGATTTAGTTAATATACGTAATTCATTAGAGGCTATAATTACATATCAGAAAGAAAAATTAAAAAAAGTTATGTTTAACGGAAGAAAATGGGATTATGAAACTTTTTTTGAAGTATTTGTAGAAAATCCAGTTATGCAGTATTTCACTCTTGCATTTGTTTGGGGCGTATATGATGAAGATAATAATTTAATAGAATGCTTCAGGTATATGGAGGACGGATCTTTAATTTCAATAGATGAAGATTTATATGAACTGCCTAAAAACATAAAATATTATATAACATTATATCACCCTATTGATAAAGATGAAGACTATCAAAAAATTTGGGTTTATCAATTAGAGCTGTATGAAATAAATCAGCCTGTAGAACAGATAAAATTAAAAAGATATTTTCTAAAAGAAAGCGATATAGAAAATGATGCTATAGTTTGCTTAAAAAATAAGCAGTTGTCTTTTGAATATATGGAAAAATTATCTAAAGAATTAGATATGAAAGTTGAATATTTTGAAGAGCATGTATCATATTATTTATTAGATGATGTGCTAAAAATAGCAGCAGAAATAAACTGCAGTCTTTATGATGAAGATATAGAAATTGATAATATAAAGTTTTATAGGTTAGAAGATCATAACAGATTTGGAGTTAATATACACCCTCAAGAAATATCTCATAGATTTATAAGCACATTGATATATTATTTATCACTTGGTTTTTATGGTTAACAATACATCTTTATCAGCAAATACATCTATAAGAACAGCTATCAAAAATGATTTAAGGCTTAACTATCAAACTAGACTATGGCTTGATACTATATCTTCAAGTGCTGTAGAATTAAAAGAAAAGATAGAAAAAGCAATGGAAGATAATCCGTTTTTGGAGTATGATATAAAAGATAAATACACTTCAAAATCATCATCATCAGATATTGACTCCATAATAGAAAATACTGCCGCAAACGGAAAAGAAAGTTTATTCTCGCATTTGAAAAGTCAGATAGAAATAAGTTTTAAAAGTAAAAAAGAAATGGAGCTTGCAGAGCAAATATGCAGTTTTATAAATCATGACGGATATCTAAAAATTACAAGCGGAGAGATGTCTAATATACTTAATGCTTCAGTTTCAGAAATAGAAAAAATAGTATCTGTAATAAAAACTTTTGATCCATACGGAGTAGCTGCCAAAGATATTAATGAATGTCTTTCTATACAATTAAAAATGAAAAAAAAGGAAGATTTAAAAGAAAACGGATTTCTATATGATACAGCTATTGACATAGTAGAAAATTATTTAGATAAACTCTCTAAAAAAGACTATGATTATATAGCCTCAAGTATAGGTGTAGAAAAAGATACAGTTATAAAAGCATTAAAACTCATACAAACATTAGAACCCTACCCCGCAAGGGAATACGATACTTCTGCTGTAAAATATATAGTTCCAGAACTTTTTATACTAAAAGAAAATGGAATTTGGATTGTAAAAACAGATGAAACTTTTATACCCCCCTTGAAAATTAGCAAAAA from Brachyspira murdochii DSM 12563 encodes the following:
- the rpoN gene encoding RNA polymerase factor sigma-54; translated protein: MVNNTSLSANTSIRTAIKNDLRLNYQTRLWLDTISSSAVELKEKIEKAMEDNPFLEYDIKDKYTSKSSSSDIDSIIENTAANGKESLFSHLKSQIEISFKSKKEMELAEQICSFINHDGYLKITSGEMSNILNASVSEIEKIVSVIKTFDPYGVAAKDINECLSIQLKMKKKEDLKENGFLYDTAIDIVENYLDKLSKKDYDYIASSIGVEKDTVIKALKLIQTLEPYPAREYDTSAVKYIVPELFILKENGIWIVKTDETFIPPLKISKKYIKLLDREKSKDSINFLKEKKKEAESLINAANERKKSLLKIGEALLKFQLDFFEYGKEFIKPLTLKDMSLEVNLSESTVSRIANGKYLNTVWGTFSIKYFFSRAINGGLGSRGVKEIIKRIIENSQAKLSDEKIRLILKSEGIDISRRTIAKYRKSMNIFSSRNR